The genomic window CACCGGTTCTCCGGGCCGCGAGATTTTTGCTTTGTCCTGGTCCGATGCGTCAGTAGATCTCGATGCGCCCGCCCAGATCCTCGGTCTGCGCGAGCTGGCGCACCCACCCGGGGCCGCCCGGGTGCAGACGCAGCACCGGGCGCGACGAGATCTTGATGGGGGAGACGGACTCCTTGCGCGCCCCGGAACGGGCTTCGAGACGAGTGCGTGCCCGGTGGCCGCTCTCGACCAGCTCGGTCAGGTCCGGCGTCTCCTGGGACAGTGACGCGCGGGCCTCGCGCAGCAGCTCGATGGTCTCGTCGAGTGCGCCGATGAGCGCCTCGGAGTTGGACTCGCACATGGCGCGCTGCAGGTCAGGCTCGGTGCCCGCGACCCGGGTGGCGTCCTTGAAGGAGCCGGCGGCCAGGGACTGCGCCAAGGTACCGCCGTTGTCGCCGACCACGGACAGGGTGTTCGCCAGCACGTGGGGCAGGTGCGAGACGCGTGCGACGGCGGCGTCGTGGTTGGCCACCCGCGTCGGGATGGCCTCGGCCTTGGCGTTGATGATCATGCGCACCACATCCGAGAAGAGGTCGGTCCAGCGCTGCGGGACACGCTGGCCGGCTTCCTCGAGCTCGGCGGCGTAATCGTAGGTGACCACCCACGCGGCGCGGTGGAACAGGCCTGCGTGGGAGGCCTTCCAGCCGGAGAACTCCGTGCCGGCCATGGGGTGGCCGCCGACGTAGCGGGACTGCAGGCCGCGGGCCTTGATGGCCTCGTACACCGGGGTCTTGACGCTGACGACGTCGGTGATGCCGCACGACGGGGCCTGGGCGGCGATGGCGTCGAGGGTGGCGTCCACGGCGCCCATGGGCACGGCGACGACGATCAGCGCGGCGTCCTCCTCGGCACGCGACAGGGCCTTGTCCAGGTCATCGGTCGCCTCGAAGCCTTCTTTGACGGCGGCGCGCATGCCCGAGGTCGACTGGGTGTAACCGTAGGCCGGATGTCCGGCCGCGACGAGATCGCGCAACAGCGATCCGCCGATCAGGCCGAGGCCGATAATACAGATGGGGCGGGTTACGTCTCTGGAAGTCACAGTGTCAAGTATGCCCCATTCCGACTAGGGTTACCCACATGGAAGATGAAGGAACCGGCGTAAGCTTCGCCGTCACGGTCGCCTACGGGGAAAACGCGTGGCAGGTGCGCTCGTTCCGGGACGATTTCACGGACCCGCAGGTGGCGGTGGACGCCGTCCGCAACCTGCGCAGCGAGGGCGCCGCGTTCGCCCTGCTGTGCGTGGACGACGACTATTTCGTCATCGTGCGCCCGCACCCCGCCCGGGACATGTTTCTGCTCTCGGACGCGACGATGGCGGTCGACGACGATTTCGCGGCCGACATCCTCGACGAGCTCGAGGCGGACGTCCCGGACCTCGACCCGGAGGAGCTCGACGACATCGACGGGTGGCCCGACGGCGACTTCGACGTGCTCGAGGACCTGGGGCTGAGCGAAGAGGTGCTGGGGGTGCTCGCCGACGACCAGGAGGCCTGGCCGTCCGAGCAGCTCATGCGCATCGCCGAGGAGCTCGGCTTCGGCGAGGAGCTGGCCGAGGCCACCGGCCTGGAGCGGTGACGCTGCCGCGACCGGCCGGACTGCTGCGCGCCGAGACGCGCATGCGCCGTGCGCTGGAGGTCGCGCGCACGCACACCCCGGCGGGCGACATCCCGGTCGGCGCTGTCATCTACGGCCCCGACGGCCGGGAGCTGGGGTGGGGGACCAACCGTCGCGAAGCGGATTCCGACCCCACCGCCCACGCCGAGGTCGTCGCGATCCGGCGGGCCGTCGCCGAGTACGGGGACGGCTGGCGGCTGACGGACTGTGAAATCGTGGTCACCCTGGAGCCGTGCGCCATGTGCGCCGGGGCGCTGGTGGGCGCGCGCATCGGGTCGATCGTCTACGGCGCCGCCGAACCCAACACCGGGGCGTGCGGATCGTTGGTCGAGGTGCCTCGCGCGCCCGGCGCATTATTCGTGCCGCAGGTGCGCGGGGGAGTGCTCGCTACGGACGCCGCCAGCTTTCTCACAGACTTTTTTGGTGGGCTGCGCGGTTAAACGCCGCTACGATGGTGGGTGCCAGTGTGATACGCGACACGAAAGGATCCGCCATGAGCTTCCTGGATAAAGCCAAGAACGCGGCGCGCAACCTTGACAAGGACAAGCTCCACGAGACCGTCGACAAGGTGCAGGACAAGATCGGCAACGAACAGATCAACGAGAAGATCGACGGCGTGCAGGAAAAGCTGGGTCACACCGGGGCCGCAGACGCCCGGGACCGTGACCCGCAGGATCCCCAGCGCGACGGCGGGGTCGGCGGGGCGGACAACCCCAAGGACGACCGCGCCGACGACCCGGACAGCGGATAACGCTCGGGTCACGATTTGTCTCGCTGACGGCACGGGCCGTCACGCGTCGTTAATGTTGAAAGAGTAAGCCACAACTGAGAAAGAAGGGGAAAGACATGTCCAACGATTTCCAGAACAAGGCCAAGGAAATGGGCGGTCGCGCCAAGGAAGCCTTCGGCGCCGCCACCGACAACGAGAAGACCAAGAACGAGGGCAAGGCCGACCAGACCGAGTCCCAGGCCAAGCAGAAGATGGAAGAGGCCGGCGACAAGCTCAAGGAGAAGAAGGACGAAGTCTTGGGCTCCGTCCAGGACGCCAAGGACAACAAGTAGCAGGCGATTTGGTTGCCCAAGCGGCACTCCACTAAAGTTTCTTCACGGTGGCGTGTCCGAGCGGCCGAAGGTTCTCGACTCGAAATCGAGTGTGGGTAAAACCACCGAGGGTTCAAATCCCTCCGCCACCGCCACACCGGATCCCCGGGCTCAGACAATGGGCCCGGGGATCCGGCATTTACACGTGGGCGCGCACTATCACTAAACTGCGAAGGGTATCGCCCAGCCCGGGCCGTCGGGCATCACAATCGCAGGGAGTAAGCGAACACAGTGGCACAAATCCTTTTCCGACTCGGCCGGTGGTCCTTCCGTCGCAAATGGACGGTCCTGACCTCGTGGCTGCTGATCCTCGCCGGCGTGCTCGCCGCGGCGCTGTCGCTGTCCCGCCCCTTCACCACCGAGTTTGCCATCTCCGGCACGCCGGCGATCGACGCGATCTCCACCCTCGACGAGAAATTCCCCGGCGCCGGCGACTCCATCAACGCCGCCAGCGTCAACATCGTCTTCCACGTCCCCGACGGCGAGTCCGTCGCAGACCCCGAACACACGGACACGATCGATGACGTGGTCAACTACATCGAGGACGGCCTCGGCGACGAACTGACCGGCACCGAACGCTTCGGCAACCCCACCACCGTCTCGCCGGAGCTGCAACAGACGGTCATCGAAACCGAAACGGAGATGGGTCTGCCGGAGGAGACCGCGCGGATCGACGCCGAGAACGTCGCCATGGTCTCCGACGACGAGACGATCGCTTACACCACCTTCACCATCGACGTGGAAAGCGCCCAGGCCGTCACCGACGAACACCGCCAGGTGATCAACGAGGCCATGGATCTGGGTCGCGAGCAGGGCATGCAGGTCGAGGCCGGCGGACCGGGCTTCGGCGATCCGATCGTCATCAAGACCACCAGCGAAATCATCGGCCTGATCTTCGCCTTCATCGTCCTGATCATCACCTTCGGCTCCGTGGCCGCGGCGGTGATGCCGGTGATCACCGCCGTGATCGGCGTGGGCATCGGCGTGCTGCTGATCGTCACCTCCACCCAGTGGATCGAACTCAACAACATCACCCCGGTGCTGGCCGTGATGATCGGCCTGGCCGTGGGCATCGACTACTCGCTGTTCATCCTGTCGCGCTACCGGGACGAAAGAAAACGCATGCCGCCCGAGGAGGCCGCCGGCATGGCGGCCGGCACCGCGGGCTCCTCAGTGGTGTTCGCGGGCGCCACCGTGTTCGTGGCGCTGGCGGCCCTGGCCATCGTCAACATCGAGTTCCTCACCTGGATGGGCCTGTCGGCGGCCGTGACCGTGGCCATCGCCGTGCTGGTCGCCCTGACCCTGACCCCGGCCCTGCTCGGGATTTTCGGCAACAAGGCTTTCGCACTCAAGGCGCCCGGCATGGCCGGCAACCCCTGGCGCAAGGGCGGCAAGCCCCGCATGCAGGGAGAGGCCGTGGGCACCAAGTGGGTGAAATTCGTCCACCGCTTCCCGGCCCTGGTCGTCGCCGTCGTCGTCTTAGGCCTCGGCGCAATGTCGATTCCCACCATGAACCTGGAGATGTCCCTGCCGTCGGACTCGACGTCGAACAAGGACACCACCCAACGCAAGTCCGCCGACCTCATGGCCGAAGGCTTCGGCGAAGGCGTGAACTCGCCCTTCCTGGTCATCGTCGACGCCGAGGACGCGAACCCGGAAGCACCGGCGCTGACCCCGCTGATGCAGGCGCAGTCGTCCATGGCGGGCGAGGCCCCGGACGCGCCGACGGAGCAGGAGATCGCCGCGACCTCGTCATTTTTGTACACCGTGAACAAGATGCAGTCCGTGGGCGGCGTCAAGCACGCCCAGCTGATCGCCGCCAGCGAGGACGGCACCGCCGCCCAGATCCTGGTCACCCCGTTCACCGGACCGGACGAGCAAGTCACCGTCGAGGTCGCCCACGCCCTGCGCGCCCAAGGCGAGGAAGTCACCGACGCCACCGGCGCGACCATCGGCCTGACCGGGCTGACGGCGGTGCAGATGGACATCACCGAGCGCCTCGGCGGGGCGATGCCGCTGTACCTGTCCATCGTGGTGGGCCTGGCGATCGTCCTGCTGCTGTTGGTGTTCCGCTCCATCATGGTGCCGGTGGTCGCGGGCCTGGGCTTCCTGCTGTCGGTGGGCGCGGCCTTCGGCCTGACCGTCCTGGTCTGGCAGGAGGGGCTGTGGGGACTGGTCAATACCCCAGCGCCGCTGATTTCCTTCATGCCGATCTTCCTCATCGGCGTGACCTTCGGCCTGGCCATGGACTACCAGGTCTTCCTGGTCACCCGTATGCGCGAGCACTACGCCAAGAGCGGCGGCAGATCCACCCCGGGCTCGAAGTACAACGCGGTGGAAGAATCCGTCATCGTCGGCTTCTCCCAGGGCGCGCGCGTGGTCACCGCCGCCGCGATCATCATGATCGCCGTGTTCGTGGCCTTCATCGACCAGCCGCTGCCCTTCATCCAGATCTTCGGCTTCGCCCTGGGCGTGGGCGTGTTCTTCGACGCCTTCTTCATCCGCATGGGCCTGGTGCCGGCCACCATGTTCCTCATGGGCCGGGCCACCTGGTGGATGCCGAAGTGGCTGGACCGCATCCTGCCGAACATCGACATCGAGGGCACCGCCTTGGAGCGCGAGTTCGAAGAGAGGCAAAAAGCGCAGCAGCGCCCCGGCGAGAATGCTGAGGCGCGGGAAAAAGTTGCGGCCGGTTCGACGGCGGCGTCTGCGCTGGCCACAGAATCTTCCGGCTTTGAGGCCGCCACCTCCGACGCGCGCTACGGGTCCCGTGGTGGCGGGACCCGTGAGGAGAGCCACGGCCCCGTCCGTCGTGAAGACGACGATGACGGCGGGCCGTCGACCGACGAGATGCCGACGGTGAAGTGACTCTGCCGGGGCGTAGAGCCCTGGCTTAGAGCTCCGCGGTGCCGGTACCGCCGTCCGGCTTATCGCCGGTCACGCGCGACTTGGCCATTTCGAAGAGGTTCTCGATCTTTCCGCCCGAGAGTCCCCAGGACTGTGCGGATTCGGCGTTGGCGCGGAGCAGGCCCAGGTTCGGGTCGTGGCGACCGTCGAAGTAGGCCTCCATGTCCTCGTTCCACAGCTCGTCGATCTTCGCCTGGTCGTCGACGAATTCCACGGTCGCCGCTACGGACAGCCAAGAACCGGTCTCCGAGACCGCGATGTTGACGTGGTTGCTCTTCTTCAGCGCCTCCGCCTGGCTGACCGCGGTGGAGAAGAGGAACAACACATCGGCGTCGTCGGTGACCTCCTGCGGCGTCATCGGGTGAGATACGAGCTTGCCGTCCGCGCCCGTGGAGGTCAGCATGACCCAATCCGCGTTGCGCAGCTGCTTGACGACGGTTTCCTTGGACAGTTGCTGGTCAGTCATTAGTGCTCCTTACTTCTGTCGGGGCGAATCATAGAAGACTCGCTTTCTGTGACCCAGGGTACATACGGGCGGGAAGGGCTGCCACGGGGTGCCTGGATGGAGCGAAGTGCGTAAGGGGCGGCGCCGCCGGAGAAAGCGGTAGCTTGAGATGGCGTGGTGGCAGGGCAAATCTGTGTAGAGTGAGGGTTGGGTCCACATTAGTGCTGGCCATCAAGAGTGTTCCCCGCGCCAGCGGGAATGAGCCGTGAGGCCAGGTCTTCGACGGGGGCAGTCCTGCGTGTTCCCCGCGCCAGCGGGGATATAACCACGCCGCCGGCTACCTGATTCTGTACTCGTTGATTACTGATGGCCACTAGACTTCCAGCATGTCTCATAAATTAACCATTTAGGCATCACTGATGCCAGAGTTACACTTCTGCTGCTTCCGGCGATTCCGGCCGATGCCCCGCCCGGCCCTAAACTGGCGGGCATGACTGACACACCCCGCCCCGCCGTAAATGGATCGACGGACACCACCTTCACCCTGGGCACCGAGCTCGAGAAAGCTCCCGGTCGGCACGGCCGCACCGGTGTGATCCATACCCCGCACGGCGACATCCAGACCCCGGCGTTCATCCCCGTAGGCACCAAAGCCACCGTAAAGACCTTGACCCCGGAGCAGATCCGCAACACCGGTGCGCAGGCCATCCTGTCGAACGCCTATCACCTGTACCTGCAGCCCGGCCACGACATCGTCGACGAGGCCGGCGGGTTGTCGGCGTTCACTAATTGGCGCGGTCCCACCTACACCGACTCCGGCGGCTTCCAGGTCATGAGCCTGGGCTCCGGCTTCAAGAAGGTCTTGGCCATGGGCACGGAGGGACTCAGCGAAGCCGATATCAAGGCTCGCGACAAGGAGCGTCTGGCCAAGGTCGACGAGGACGGCGTGGACTTCAAGAGCTTCATCGACGGCTCCTCCCACCGCTTCACGCCCGAGTTCAGCATGCAGATCCAGCACGGCCTGGGCGCGGACATCATGTTCGCCTTCGATGAGCTGACCACGCTGGTGGACACGCGTAAATACCAGGAGGGTTCCGTGGAGCGCACCCACCGTTGGGCCGAACGCTGTCTGCGTGAGCATGACCGGTTGACCACCGAGCGCAGCCACCGGCCGAAACAGTCGCTGTGGGGCGTGGTGCAGGGCGCGCAGTACGAAGACCTGCGCCGCCAGGCCACCCGTGGGCTCATCGAACTTTCCGACGCCGCCGAAGCCGACGGCCGCCGCGGATTCGGCGGCTTCGGCATCGGCGGCGCCCTGGAGAAGGAAAACCTGGGCACCATCGTCGGCTGGGTCTGCGACGAGTTGCCCGTCGACAAGCCGCGTCACCTGCTGGGCATCTCCGAGCCGGACGACCTGTTCACCGCCGTGGAGGCCGGCGCCGACACCTTCGACTGCGTCGCGCCCACCCGCCTGGGGCGCCGCGGCGGGGTGTACACCCTCGACGGACGCATGAACCTGACGGCTGCCCGCTTCAAGCGCGACTTCCGCGGCGTCGACGAAGAATTCGGCGGCTACGTCTCCGAAAACTACTCCCGCGCCTACATCCGCCATCTGCTCAAGGCGAATGAATTCCTCGCCGGCACCCTGTGCACCATGCACAACGTCGAATTCATGATCCGGCTGGTCGACAACATGCGCGCCGCCATCGAGGCTGGCGACTTCGAGGCCTACCGCGACGAATTCCTGGGCCGTTACTACCACGGGCAGAAATAATGGGCGCCGGCCGCTACGCCCCATCACCCAGCGGGGACCTGCACTTCGGCAACCTGCGCACCGCCGTGCTGGCCTGGCTCTTCGCCCGCAGCACCGGGCGGGCATTCCTCATGCGCGTCGAGGACGTCGACACCCAGCGCTCCTCGATGGACTCCGCACGGCGCCAGCTCGAGGACCTCGCAGCCTTGGGCCTCGACTGGGACGGCGAGACGGTCTACCAGTCGCAGCGCTTCGACCGCTACGACGAAGCCATCGCCGCCTTGGCCGCACGGGGGCTGGTCTACGAATGCTATTGCTCACGAAAGGACATCCAGCGGGCGTCGTCGGCCCCGCACGCCGCGCCGGGCAGCTACCCGGGCACGTGCCGCGACCTGACGCAAACGCAACGCGAAGCCCGGCGGGCTGAATTACAAGAACAGGGCCGAGTGCCGGCGCTGCGATTGCGCGCCTCGGTGACGTCGTGGCCGGTCACGGACTATTACGTCGGCGAGTACACCGGCGACGTCGACGACTTCATTCTGCGCCGCGGCGGCAACGCGAACCAGGGGCAGGACTACGCCTACAACCTGGCCGTGGTGGTGGACGATGCCGATTACGGCGTGGATCAGGTCGTCCGGGGCGATGATCTGTTGTCCTCCGCCCCGCGGCAGGCGTACCTGGCGGATCTGTTGGGATTTAAGCCGCCGGAGTTCGTGCATGTGCCGTTGGTGCTCAACGCGGATGGTCAGCGGCTGGCTAAACGGGACGGGGCGGTGACGTTGCGCGAGATGCTGGAGACCCGCACCGTGGCCAATGTGGTCACCGCGATCGCCGGGTCGGTGGGGGTGCCGGGGGCGTCTGCGCTGCCGGAGATAGTGGAGCGTTTCGACCCGCGGGCGTTGCCGCGCGAGCCGTACGTGTGGCGCTAAATTAAAGGGCAAAGATATAACTTCCCTTTGATGATTGAACGGCCGTGTGCTGCGGCCTAGAAGGACGGCTGCCATGGACTGGCTTTCCGTGATCACCCCGACCATGCCGGTGCTGGAAATCATCGCCCGGGGAACCGTCACCTTTTTGTTGCTCTACGCGTTGTTGCGTCTCGTGGGCCGACGCGAGTCGGCGAGTGTGGGCATGACGGATGTGCTGGTCATCGTGCTCATCGCCGATGCCGCCAGCACCGGCATGGTCGGAGACAGCGAGACCCTGGCGGACGGGTTCCTCCTGGTGGTGGTGATCTTGTTCTGGAGCCTGGCCGTGGACGCGTTGAGCTACTGGTTCCCGTGGTTCCGGAAGTTCGCCAAGGCGGGGCCACGCTCGCTGATTGAAGACGGTGAATTGGTGCGCAAAACGATGCGGCGGGAATTCATGACCGAGGGCGAGGTCCTGTCCCAGCTGCGCATGAACGGCATCGAGGACCTCGACCAGGTGCGTCGCGTCTATTTGGAGGGCAACGGCGGGATCAGCATCATCACCGAGGACGACGACGACAGCGCGGAAGAGTCCGCGCAGAGGCACGGCAGGAACCACCCGTCGAGGGACGTGATGGACGATCCTGAAGGTTAGCTTTCCCGGTGGGGTTGGAACTCCAGGCCATCACGGGCGGCGAGCCGGAGCGGGCCATGGAAGTCCGTGCCGGTGACTTCCTCGCCTTTCTGCGTGATGGCTAAGACGCCGGCGTCGCGTAGTTCCACGGCGATCTCTCGGGTCAGGGGCATCAGGTCACGCCAGTCATCGGCGCCGACGACACGGGCGGCGTCGCTGGGGCAGATGGTTTTCTCCCCGCGCTCGCGCAGCAGGGTACGCATCGTGGCGGCGAGGCGTTCTCGGCGGCCGTCGTCGGTGGGCTCCCACCACGGGTCGCCGCGCTCGCCGAGGGCGACTTTGGCGTCGTGGACCATCACGCGCGCAGCGTCGCCCTTGGTCTTGACTAGGCGACGCCCGGTCATCAGCGCGGAGACCAACTGCTTACGCAGCGGCTCCGGGATGGCGGGGTCCGTGGCCCGCCATTTTCTGCCGTTGACCACGATGTAGCGGCCGTCGTCGGTGGTCTCCACGGTGCGTTCAGCCATGAGCCGATTCTACCGGCGTGCGCGGATGACCGTCGGGACAGTTTCACGTGAAACCCCGGGCCGCCTCCCATGAAAAGGAAGCGACCCGGGGCCGGGGGAGGGGCGAAACGACGTTACTGCTGCGCCGGAACCGGGCGGGTCCACACGCGGTGGGCCGCCAACAGTTCCTTGACATCTCCCAGCAGGTCCGGCAGCTTCTTGCCGGTGACCACGCCGTCGGCCGTGAGGTCGACGCCGGCGGCCTCCACGTCCGCACGGGCGTCCTTACGCAGAGCGATGGCCTTGTTGTGACGGAAGGCCTCGTCCAGCAGCACGCGGGCGGCCGGGACTGCCGGGGCGTCGGCGACGATCAGCGCGTCGAACTCGACGGAACGCGCCGTCAGGTACGTGCGCGAGACGTCCACGTCGGAACCGGCGAGCTTGCCACCGGTCGGGGCAATCACCAGCGGGATCATGCCCTCATCGAAGATCGTGGACACCAGCTTCTCGACCTCGTCGACCGGCGAGTCCTCGGTGGTGAGGATGCCAATCTGGCGGCCGTCGATGGGCCAGGTCTTGCCCAGCTGTGACAGCGCCGGACTGGTGGTCACGTCGGCGACCTCCACCGGGGCCGGGGCCGGCAGGCCCAGATCCGCGGCGACGCCCTCGGCCAATCCCTGGTCGACATTCGTCAGGACGTCGACCATGCGCTCCTTGACGGCCTGCTCGTAGCACTTGCCCAGCTCGAAGCTGATCGCGTCCTTGAGGTGGCGCTTCTCCACGTCCGACAGGCTCAGGTAGAACATGCGCGGCTGGGAGAAGTGGTCGTCGAAAGACTCCGGCTTCTTGCGCGTGATCTGGCCTTCCTTGATCTCCGCGGGGATGTCGATCAGGGCGGCGTCTTCGTTGCCGGCCATAAACGGGCACCCGCCGTCCAGCGAGTTCGGCTGATACGGGGCCACGCCCTTGTGCACCGCGGTCTGGTGGAAGCCGTCGCGGAACATGTCATTGACGTCCGTATGCGGGCGGTTGATGGGGATCTGGCTGAAGTTCGGCCCGCCCAAGCGTGTCAGCTGGGTGTCCAGGTAGGAAAACAGGCGGCCCTGCAGCATCGGGTCCTCGGAGACGTCGATGCCCGGCACCAGGTGGCCCGGGTGGAAGGCCACCTGCTCGGTTTCCGCGAAGTAGTTCGAGGGGTTGCGGTTCAGCGTCATCGTGCCCACGATCTGCACCGGGGCGATCTCCTCCGGGATGATCTTCGTGTCGTCCAGCAGGTCGATGCCGTCGAACATCGCGTCCTCGCTGTCAGGGAAGACCTGCAGGCCCAGGTCCCACTCGGGGTACGCGCCGGACTCGATGGCGTCGGCCAGGTCGCGGCGGTGGAAATCCGGGTCGGCGCCGCCGGTGATCTGCGCTTCCTCCCACACCTGGGAGTGCACGCCGAGCTTGGGCTTCCAGTGGAACTTCACCAGGCTGGTCTCGCCGGCGTCGTTGATCATGCGGAAGGTGTTGACGCCGAATCCCTCCATCATGCGGTAGGAGCGGGGAATGCCGCGGTCGGACATGTTCCACAGCATGTGGTGGACGGCCTCGGTGTGCAGGGAAATGAAATCCCAGAAAGTGTCGTGCGCGCTCTGCGCCTGCGGGATCTCCCGGTCCGGGTGCGGCTTGGCGGCGTGGATGACGTCCGGGAACTTAATGGCGTCCTGAATGAAGAACACGGGGATGTTGTTGCCCACCAGGTCCCAGACGCCCTCGTCGGTGTAGAACTTGGTGGCGAAACCACGGGTGTCGCGCGCGGTGTCCATGGAGCCGCGGTTGCCCAGCACAGTGGAGAACCGGGTGAAGACCTCGGTTTCCTTGCCCTTTTTAAACACCCCGGCCTTGGACACGCTCTCGGCGGCGCCGTTGGCCACGAACACGCCGTGGGCGGCGGCGCCGCGGGCGTGCACGACGCGCTCCGGGATGCGCTCGTGGTCGAAGTGCATGATCTTTTCGCGCAGGTGGTGATCCTGCAGCAGCACCG from Corynebacterium maris DSM 45190 includes these protein-coding regions:
- a CDS encoding DUF3253 domain-containing protein, which encodes MAERTVETTDDGRYIVVNGRKWRATDPAIPEPLRKQLVSALMTGRRLVKTKGDAARVMVHDAKVALGERGDPWWEPTDDGRRERLAATMRTLLRERGEKTICPSDAARVVGADDWRDLMPLTREIAVELRDAGVLAITQKGEEVTGTDFHGPLRLAARDGLEFQPHRES
- the tgt gene encoding tRNA guanosine(34) transglycosylase Tgt, with the protein product MTDTPRPAVNGSTDTTFTLGTELEKAPGRHGRTGVIHTPHGDIQTPAFIPVGTKATVKTLTPEQIRNTGAQAILSNAYHLYLQPGHDIVDEAGGLSAFTNWRGPTYTDSGGFQVMSLGSGFKKVLAMGTEGLSEADIKARDKERLAKVDEDGVDFKSFIDGSSHRFTPEFSMQIQHGLGADIMFAFDELTTLVDTRKYQEGSVERTHRWAERCLREHDRLTTERSHRPKQSLWGVVQGAQYEDLRRQATRGLIELSDAAEADGRRGFGGFGIGGALEKENLGTIVGWVCDELPVDKPRHLLGISEPDDLFTAVEAGADTFDCVAPTRLGRRGGVYTLDGRMNLTAARFKRDFRGVDEEFGGYVSENYSRAYIRHLLKANEFLAGTLCTMHNVEFMIRLVDNMRAAIEAGDFEAYRDEFLGRYYHGQK
- a CDS encoding prephenate dehydrogenase; the protein is MTSRDVTRPICIIGLGLIGGSLLRDLVAAGHPAYGYTQSTSGMRAAVKEGFEATDDLDKALSRAEEDAALIVVAVPMGAVDATLDAIAAQAPSCGITDVVSVKTPVYEAIKARGLQSRYVGGHPMAGTEFSGWKASHAGLFHRAAWVVTYDYAAELEEAGQRVPQRWTDLFSDVVRMIINAKAEAIPTRVANHDAAVARVSHLPHVLANTLSVVGDNGGTLAQSLAAGSFKDATRVAGTEPDLQRAMCESNSEALIGALDETIELLREARASLSQETPDLTELVESGHRARTRLEARSGARKESVSPIKISSRPVLRLHPGGPGWVRQLAQTEDLGGRIEIY
- a CDS encoding nucleoside deaminase, whose amino-acid sequence is MRRALEVARTHTPAGDIPVGAVIYGPDGRELGWGTNRREADSDPTAHAEVVAIRRAVAEYGDGWRLTDCEIVVTLEPCAMCAGALVGARIGSIVYGAAEPNTGACGSLVEVPRAPGALFVPQVRGGVLATDAASFLTDFFGGLRG
- a CDS encoding MMPL family transporter, coding for MAQILFRLGRWSFRRKWTVLTSWLLILAGVLAAALSLSRPFTTEFAISGTPAIDAISTLDEKFPGAGDSINAASVNIVFHVPDGESVADPEHTDTIDDVVNYIEDGLGDELTGTERFGNPTTVSPELQQTVIETETEMGLPEETARIDAENVAMVSDDETIAYTTFTIDVESAQAVTDEHRQVINEAMDLGREQGMQVEAGGPGFGDPIVIKTTSEIIGLIFAFIVLIITFGSVAAAVMPVITAVIGVGIGVLLIVTSTQWIELNNITPVLAVMIGLAVGIDYSLFILSRYRDERKRMPPEEAAGMAAGTAGSSVVFAGATVFVALAALAIVNIEFLTWMGLSAAVTVAIAVLVALTLTPALLGIFGNKAFALKAPGMAGNPWRKGGKPRMQGEAVGTKWVKFVHRFPALVVAVVVLGLGAMSIPTMNLEMSLPSDSTSNKDTTQRKSADLMAEGFGEGVNSPFLVIVDAEDANPEAPALTPLMQAQSSMAGEAPDAPTEQEIAATSSFLYTVNKMQSVGGVKHAQLIAASEDGTAAQILVTPFTGPDEQVTVEVAHALRAQGEEVTDATGATIGLTGLTAVQMDITERLGGAMPLYLSIVVGLAIVLLLLVFRSIMVPVVAGLGFLLSVGAAFGLTVLVWQEGLWGLVNTPAPLISFMPIFLIGVTFGLAMDYQVFLVTRMREHYAKSGGRSTPGSKYNAVEESVIVGFSQGARVVTAAAIIMIAVFVAFIDQPLPFIQIFGFALGVGVFFDAFFIRMGLVPATMFLMGRATWWMPKWLDRILPNIDIEGTALEREFEERQKAQQRPGENAEAREKVAAGSTAASALATESSGFEAATSDARYGSRGGGTREESHGPVRREDDDDGGPSTDEMPTVK
- the gluQRS gene encoding tRNA glutamyl-Q(34) synthetase GluQRS is translated as MGAGRYAPSPSGDLHFGNLRTAVLAWLFARSTGRAFLMRVEDVDTQRSSMDSARRQLEDLAALGLDWDGETVYQSQRFDRYDEAIAALAARGLVYECYCSRKDIQRASSAPHAAPGSYPGTCRDLTQTQREARRAELQEQGRVPALRLRASVTSWPVTDYYVGEYTGDVDDFILRRGGNANQGQDYAYNLAVVVDDADYGVDQVVRGDDLLSSAPRQAYLADLLGFKPPEFVHVPLVLNADGQRLAKRDGAVTLREMLETRTVANVVTAIAGSVGVPGASALPEIVERFDPRALPREPYVWR
- a CDS encoding tRNA adenosine deaminase-associated protein, with protein sequence MEDEGTGVSFAVTVAYGENAWQVRSFRDDFTDPQVAVDAVRNLRSEGAAFALLCVDDDYFVIVRPHPARDMFLLSDATMAVDDDFAADILDELEADVPDLDPEELDDIDGWPDGDFDVLEDLGLSEEVLGVLADDQEAWPSEQLMRIAEELGFGEELAEATGLER
- a CDS encoding CsbD family protein, with amino-acid sequence MSNDFQNKAKEMGGRAKEAFGAATDNEKTKNEGKADQTESQAKQKMEEAGDKLKEKKDEVLGSVQDAKDNK
- a CDS encoding DUF421 domain-containing protein, which produces MDWLSVITPTMPVLEIIARGTVTFLLLYALLRLVGRRESASVGMTDVLVIVLIADAASTGMVGDSETLADGFLLVVVILFWSLAVDALSYWFPWFRKFAKAGPRSLIEDGELVRKTMRREFMTEGEVLSQLRMNGIEDLDQVRRVYLEGNGGISIITEDDDDSAEESAQRHGRNHPSRDVMDDPEG
- a CDS encoding pyridoxamine 5'-phosphate oxidase family protein, with the translated sequence MTDQQLSKETVVKQLRNADWVMLTSTGADGKLVSHPMTPQEVTDDADVLFLFSTAVSQAEALKKSNHVNIAVSETGSWLSVAATVEFVDDQAKIDELWNEDMEAYFDGRHDPNLGLLRANAESAQSWGLSGGKIENLFEMAKSRVTGDKPDGGTGTAEL